In Roseofilum reptotaenium CS-1145, the DNA window AATCTTATTTGAATCAACTGCCCACCCTACCACGATCGCCAAGAATCTCAGAATAGGACAAAACTGGATGAAGCGCTGCTAAACAAGGGCCCCTCAGCCCCTTGCCTCAAGTAATTGGATAGGATTAGAAGATTTGCGATCGCATATAAGCCACGGGCAAAGTCACCAATTTCTTCGGTAAAGACACATAAGCGCGTTTGCTAAATACATCATAATCATTGCGTTCAATCGCTCCTAAAATCTGTTGATAGAGCATCAACGCTGACCAAACTGGCCATCGAGCATCCCGAATCAGATGCCGTACCCCCCGTTCTGCTTGTTTGTAGAACTTCCGCGCTCGTTGAATTTGAAAGCGCATAAACTCGCGCCAACGCTTGTCAATCACCCCGTTCAGTAAATCCTCTTCCGTATAGTCAAACAGAGCCAACTCTTCCAAGGGTAAATAAATTCTGCCGCGCTGAATATCTTCCCCCACATCCCGGAGAATATTTGTTAACTGGTTGGCAATACCTAGGGCTACTGCTTCTTCTATCGGTACATAGGGGCGATTATGCCAAGGAGCAACAGAACCGGACTCGTCTACGCCCATTACGCACGTAGACATTAACCCCACAGTTCCCGCAACTCGGTAACAGTACAAATACAGATCGTCAAATGTTTGATACCGACTTTGGAATAAATCCATTCGTTGCCCGGCAATCATATCGCGGAAGGGCTGAATGTCTAGGGGAAACTGGTGTAGGGCATCCACTAGGGCAACTTCTTCATCGGTGATGGCACGTCCGTCAAACACTTCTTCTAGGCGTTGTTCCCAATGGTCAAGGGTTTCTGGAGTGGTAATTTCACTTTCCTTACCATCTACCAATTCATCGGTATGCCGACACCAAGCATAAATGGCCCAGATGGCGCGGCGCTTGGATTCTGGCATCAATAGGGTTCCTAAATAGAAGGTTTTAGCGTAGGTTGCCGTAATTTGACGACAGAGTTCATAGGATTGTTCTAGGGAGACAAGCGGTCTCATGCGAGCAGGCTTCGGTAATTGCAGCATGGGTTACAGAGAGATTCGGCGGTGGGAAATTTAGAGTGCGGACTCAGATTTAGCCGGGGACTTTATTGGAG includes these proteins:
- the crtB gene encoding 15-cis-phytoene synthase CrtB, yielding MLQLPKPARMRPLVSLEQSYELCRQITATYAKTFYLGTLLMPESKRRAIWAIYAWCRHTDELVDGKESEITTPETLDHWEQRLEEVFDGRAITDEEVALVDALHQFPLDIQPFRDMIAGQRMDLFQSRYQTFDDLYLYCYRVAGTVGLMSTCVMGVDESGSVAPWHNRPYVPIEEAVALGIANQLTNILRDVGEDIQRGRIYLPLEELALFDYTEEDLLNGVIDKRWREFMRFQIQRARKFYKQAERGVRHLIRDARWPVWSALMLYQQILGAIERNDYDVFSKRAYVSLPKKLVTLPVAYMRSQIF